The Clostridioides sp. ES-S-0010-02 genome window below encodes:
- a CDS encoding helix-turn-helix transcriptional regulator: MEIGKKLKNARINSGLTQEKVAEKINVSRQTISNWENEKSYPDIISVIKLSDLYSISLDELLKGDNKMIEHLKESTNLVNSNKKLITAIIINIILLILFVLFNSFIPDNYYFMVSVFCTAIISSSALFYQIIRKF, encoded by the coding sequence ATGGAAATTGGAAAGAAACTGAAAAATGCTCGTATAAATTCTGGATTGACACAGGAAAAAGTTGCAGAAAAAATTAATGTATCACGACAAACAATTTCAAATTGGGAAAATGAGAAATCTTATCCAGATATTATAAGCGTCATCAAACTAAGTGATTTGTATTCCATTAGCTTAGATGAATTATTGAAAGGAGATAATAAAATGATTGAACATTTAAAAGAAAGTACAAATCTAGTTAATAGTAATAAAAAGTTAATAACTGCAATTATTATCAATATTATATTACTTATTTTATTTGTGCTATTTAATAGCTTTATACCAGACAACTACTACTTTATGGTTAGTGTATTTTGTACAGCAATAATAAGTTCATCAGCATTGTTCTACCAAATTATAAGAAAATTTTAG
- a CDS encoding ABC transporter ATP-binding protein encodes MKKLIRFLKPYRVLIVTVLMFTFLQTLGTLYIPTLTASIVNNGVVKGDVDYIVKTGLIMLIAAGITALSAVLVCKVSSNLSSGFCRDIREAVFIKSQDLSINDFNKIGTASMITRSTSDITLIGQSLFMFIQLVLPAPIITVSGLFLAYSIDKVMTIIIVTVMFLFMLSAFLVGKKVIRLFKMMQIKMDNMNRVLREVVTGVRVIRAFDRSRFEKKRFDRTAIDYSETAISINKIFAVLMPVVMLIMNLGIVSIIWFGGMRVSNGNMEIGHIMALVEYCILILFYLIMGVMVFMYIPRAGACADRVNQILDIEPEIVDGNGYKDITSERGHLVFKNVTFSYSQSEEPVLNNITFEAKSGEVTAIIGSTGSGKSTIANIIPRFFEIQSGEISINGQDIKNMPQKELRDKIGFVPQKAFLFSGTIEENIRYGKEDASIEEVKHAANVAQADEFISDMEDKYDSFVAQGGNNLSGGQKQRISIARALVRKPEVYVFDDSFSALDFNTDKRLRKALKNEIKDSSAIIIAQRISTIMDANQIIVLNDGEIVGIGKHKELLENCEVYKQIADSQLSKEELA; translated from the coding sequence ATGAAAAAATTAATTCGTTTTTTAAAACCATATAGAGTTTTAATTGTTACAGTGCTGATGTTTACATTTTTACAAACTCTTGGAACTTTATATATACCAACACTTACAGCAAGTATAGTAAATAATGGTGTAGTAAAGGGGGATGTAGATTATATTGTAAAGACAGGTTTAATTATGTTGATAGCAGCAGGTATAACAGCTTTATCAGCTGTTTTAGTTTGCAAAGTATCATCAAATCTCTCATCTGGATTTTGTAGAGATATTAGAGAAGCAGTATTTATAAAATCACAAGATTTATCAATAAATGATTTTAATAAAATAGGAACAGCTTCAATGATTACTAGGAGTACTAGTGATATTACTTTAATAGGTCAATCTTTGTTTATGTTTATTCAGTTGGTATTACCAGCACCAATCATAACAGTTTCTGGTTTATTCTTAGCATATTCTATAGATAAAGTAATGACAATTATTATTGTTACAGTAATGTTTCTATTCATGTTATCTGCGTTTTTGGTTGGTAAAAAAGTTATCAGATTGTTTAAAATGATGCAAATAAAGATGGATAATATGAATAGAGTATTACGTGAAGTAGTAACTGGAGTAAGAGTTATAAGAGCTTTTGATAGAAGTCGTTTTGAAAAAAAGAGATTTGATAGAACTGCAATAGATTATTCTGAAACAGCAATTTCAATAAATAAAATATTTGCAGTACTTATGCCTGTTGTAATGTTAATAATGAACTTAGGTATAGTGAGTATAATTTGGTTTGGTGGTATGAGAGTAAGTAATGGAAATATGGAGATAGGTCATATAATGGCACTGGTTGAGTATTGTATCTTAATATTATTTTATTTAATTATGGGAGTAATGGTATTTATGTACATACCTAGAGCAGGAGCTTGTGCAGATAGAGTAAACCAAATCTTAGACATAGAACCTGAAATTGTAGATGGAAATGGATATAAAGATATTACTTCAGAAAGAGGTCATTTAGTATTTAAAAACGTAACTTTTTCATATTCCCAGTCGGAGGAACCTGTTTTAAACAATATAACATTTGAAGCAAAATCTGGAGAAGTAACTGCAATTATAGGAAGCACTGGTTCTGGTAAATCTACTATTGCAAATATAATACCACGTTTTTTTGAAATTCAATCTGGAGAAATATCTATAAATGGTCAAGATATTAAGAATATGCCTCAAAAAGAGCTTAGAGACAAGATTGGATTTGTACCACAAAAAGCCTTTTTATTTAGTGGGACAATAGAAGAAAATATAAGATATGGAAAAGAAGATGCAAGTATTGAAGAAGTAAAACATGCTGCAAATGTAGCCCAAGCTGATGAATTTATTTCTGATATGGAAGATAAGTATGATTCGTTCGTAGCACAAGGAGGAAATAACTTATCTGGTGGCCAGAAACAGAGAATATCTATTGCAAGGGCATTAGTTAGAAAACCAGAAGTATATGTTTTTGATGATAGCTTTTCTGCATTAGATTTCAATACAGATAAAAGGCTTAGAAAAGCATTGAAGAATGAAATTAAAGATTCATCAGCCATAATTATAGCACAGCGTATAAGTACAATTATGGATGCTAATCAGATTATAGTTTTGAATGATGGAGAAATTGTAGGTATAGGAAAACATAAAGAGTTACTTGAAAATTGTGAAGTTTATAAGCAAATCGCAGATTCACAGCTTAGTAAAGAAGAACTTGCATAG
- a CDS encoding MerR family transcriptional regulator, whose product MSQISKNYFTTGEFAKICGVNKKTLFHYDDIGLFSPELKKENGYRYYSYHQLSIFGIISSLKEIKMPLKEIKAYIDKRTPSLLIELLEKKTLDINNEIEKLNNIKALMESTISFTKKACNIDANTITLEEHEEEYLVKTPLTYKEPFLGDDDENFLYECINFMDNYDLGDDGMIGSIIKGEDIMNRDFESYSYLFTKVNKDYKKYPTSIKPKGLYVTAYHKGSYETINKTYEKLLEFFNQNNLYMGDFVYEEYLLYDISVRDSNEYLTQISAEVKM is encoded by the coding sequence ATGAGTCAAATTTCGAAAAATTATTTCACAACTGGAGAATTTGCAAAGATTTGTGGAGTCAATAAAAAGACGCTTTTTCATTATGATGATATAGGTCTTTTCTCTCCAGAGTTAAAGAAGGAAAACGGATATAGATACTACTCATACCATCAACTCAGTATTTTTGGTATAATTTCTTCTCTTAAGGAAATTAAAATGCCTTTAAAAGAAATTAAAGCTTACATAGATAAACGAACTCCGAGTTTACTAATTGAACTTTTAGAAAAGAAAACTCTTGATATTAACAATGAAATTGAAAAATTGAATAATATTAAGGCTTTAATGGAGTCTACTATTTCATTTACTAAAAAAGCATGTAATATAGATGCAAATACGATTACTTTAGAAGAACATGAGGAAGAGTATTTAGTCAAAACGCCTCTTACTTATAAAGAACCCTTTCTTGGAGATGATGATGAAAACTTTTTATATGAATGTATTAACTTTATGGATAACTATGATTTAGGTGATGATGGTATGATTGGTTCAATCATTAAAGGCGAAGATATAATGAATAGAGATTTTGAGTCATATTCATATTTATTTACAAAAGTTAATAAAGACTATAAGAAATATCCTACATCAATCAAACCAAAAGGGCTTTATGTAACTGCTTATCATAAAGGAAGTTATGAAACTATTAATAAAACTTATGAAAAACTATTAGAATTTTTCAATCAAAATAATTTATATATGGGAGATTTTGTTTATGAAGAATATCTCCTATATGATATAAGTGTAAGAGATTCTAATGAATATCTAACTCAAATATCAGCAGAAGTTAAAATGTAA
- a CDS encoding sensor domain-containing diguanylate cyclase: MKEQLLFDITNLVTVIFEAFVVHMFLSDFLGQKEGYTRTVRYARLGFIICLGVCNLITLNPVITTPLIFILIFSSSFLYEGNTKTRLFATVLLNVFFILSEIVVTSIFVLFIKEGFEIMFENNTIRVPATILSKIVFLFICKIVCLFKKDVHSDMPIKYWVILLAIPLFSLFLTISIFDVNNFFSSESLKFLNLISSVGILYINFIVFYLFKSIIDKTKLSMKYEILEQEIIHKEELRLSNERYKIIVEQTDSVVFEWNAKENKSFVSQAWNEKFGYSSKCDNLLKEIMDKELVHQEDYSGFEEFLKCIKENNKHNQVIYRLKKSNGEYLWCRTSVTKIFNDENELLKVVGVIVDVDSDIKKYEELKTRAESDSLTNIYNKGTFEKLVEEVISTNKSNKKDALFIIDLDDFKEINDNFGHPFGDFVLKTFAEKIQDSFGNEDLVGRIGGDEFVVYMQDYHSEVNLHKKAKELNRVLYENYNDLSFSFEASVSIGIARHPQNGNSFLELFKNADRALYNVKASGKNSYCLFEEELYIQ, encoded by the coding sequence ATGAAAGAACAACTGCTTTTTGATATTACAAATTTAGTAACAGTTATCTTTGAAGCTTTTGTTGTCCATATGTTTTTATCAGATTTTTTAGGTCAGAAAGAAGGATATACAAGAACTGTAAGATATGCTAGATTGGGTTTTATAATATGTTTAGGAGTCTGTAATTTAATAACTTTAAATCCTGTAATCACAACACCTTTAATTTTCATCCTTATTTTTTCATCATCATTTTTATATGAAGGAAATACAAAGACACGATTGTTTGCGACTGTTTTATTAAATGTATTCTTTATATTATCAGAAATTGTGGTAACAAGTATTTTTGTTTTATTTATAAAAGAAGGCTTCGAAATAATGTTTGAAAACAATACTATAAGAGTACCAGCCACAATTTTATCTAAGATAGTTTTTTTATTTATATGCAAGATAGTTTGTTTATTTAAAAAAGATGTACATTCAGATATGCCAATAAAGTATTGGGTTATTTTACTTGCAATACCTTTGTTCAGCTTATTTCTGACTATTTCTATCTTTGATGTAAATAATTTTTTTAGTTCTGAAAGTTTAAAATTTCTAAACTTAATATCAAGTGTTGGTATTTTATATATTAATTTTATCGTGTTTTATCTATTTAAATCTATTATAGATAAAACTAAATTATCTATGAAGTATGAAATACTTGAGCAAGAAATAATTCATAAGGAAGAATTAAGGCTCAGTAATGAACGTTATAAAATTATTGTTGAACAGACTGACTCTGTTGTCTTTGAATGGAATGCTAAAGAAAATAAATCATTTGTATCTCAAGCATGGAATGAAAAATTTGGATATAGTAGTAAATGTGACAATCTTTTAAAAGAGATTATGGATAAAGAATTAGTTCATCAGGAAGATTATAGTGGATTTGAAGAGTTTCTTAAGTGTATTAAAGAAAATAACAAACATAATCAGGTAATCTATCGTTTAAAAAAATCTAATGGCGAATACCTTTGGTGTAGAACATCAGTAACAAAGATTTTTAATGATGAAAATGAACTTTTGAAGGTTGTAGGCGTAATTGTAGATGTAGATAGTGATATAAAAAAATACGAAGAGTTGAAAACTAGAGCAGAAAGTGACTCATTGACAAATATATACAATAAAGGTACCTTTGAAAAATTAGTAGAAGAAGTTATATCTACAAATAAAAGCAATAAAAAAGATGCATTATTCATTATTGATTTGGACGATTTTAAGGAAATAAATGATAATTTTGGGCATCCATTTGGTGATTTTGTATTAAAAACTTTTGCTGAGAAGATACAAGATAGTTTTGGGAATGAAGATTTAGTTGGAAGAATTGGTGGAGATGAATTTGTAGTATATATGCAAGATTATCATTCAGAAGTAAATTTGCATAAAAAAGCTAAAGAATTAAATAGAGTACTTTATGAGAACTACAATGATTTAAGTTTTAGCTTTGAGGCTTCTGTTAGTATAGGTATTGCAAGACATCCTCAAAATGGAAATTCATTTTTAGAATTGTTTAAAAATGCAGATAGAGCTCTTTATAATGTAAAGGCCTCTGGAAAAAATTCTTACTGTTTATTTGAAGAAGAATTATATATACAGTGA
- a CDS encoding DUF2185 domain-containing protein, producing the protein MLIAFGDTDTQEYIDNPKNMTIVDFNTLVNIEPTTLNIFYMPIVTDLEFRSDKSGKYFIDTNTRKEIRELVKHPAQIAFEKNLKFLNQENYPVEFFQNLFQKSDKLEPFIVGETDFPSGEVTELTIPFMNPTYF; encoded by the coding sequence ATGCTAATTGCTTTTGGAGATACAGATACACAAGAGTATATTGATAATCCTAAAAACATGACAATTGTAGATTTTAATACTCTTGTTAATATTGAACCAACTACTTTAAATATTTTTTATATGCCTATAGTAACAGACCTAGAATTTCGCTCTGATAAAAGTGGAAAATATTTTATTGACACAAACACAAGGAAAGAAATTAGAGAACTAGTTAAACATCCTGCACAAATAGCATTTGAAAAGAATCTAAAATTTTTAAATCAGGAAAATTATCCAGTAGAATTCTTTCAAAACTTGTTTCAGAAAAGCGACAAACTTGAACCCTTCATTGTGGGAGAGACAGATTTTCCAAGTGGAGAAGTCACAGAACTTACAATACCATTTATGAATCCTACATATTTTTAA
- a CDS encoding ABC transporter ATP-binding protein: MSEKITEKQDVDVLSFEDGMSAEKAKNAKKTTKRLLEYMKKQKFKLLMIFISVLVSSALTVLAPMVMGKAIDQLFNGIKTAVQTGTKFSVNFSTMGGIISILLGLYLISAVFIYIQQYIMSGVAQNLVLNMRKDLSDKLNKLPLKYYDSHKKGETLSIVTNDLEKVADSLQEGLMQLITAVVTVIGSIVMMISISIPLTIVSAVTLLVSLGITVIIARKSQNRFSENQKALGELNSNIEEMFTGQIVVKAFSKEKDTIKNFKELNQNLYNASRKAQFSSYAISPIIRFINQIGYVIIAVVGGVFASTGAMTLGSIQAFIQYVNQASEPTTEISYIVNMLQAAIASAERVFKVMDEVEEIKDKEDSKVINMPKGKVEFEHVKFGYSDDSILMKDINIKLNAGDKIAIVGPTGAGKTTLVNLLMRFYEIQGGRITIDGVNIKDLKRGELRTMFGMVLQDTWLFNGSIKENIAYSKSDATMDEIVNAAKSARVDHFIRTLPQGYDTVLTEDASNLSQGQKQLLTIARAILSDPSVLILDEATSSVDTRTEVEIQKAMNNLMKGRTSFVIAHRLSTIRDADLILVMKEGTIIEQGNHKELIENKGFYEELYNSQFSSEYDEEVV; the protein is encoded by the coding sequence ATGAGTGAAAAAATAACAGAAAAACAAGATGTAGATGTACTTAGTTTTGAGGATGGTATGTCAGCAGAAAAAGCTAAAAATGCAAAAAAGACTACTAAAAGATTATTGGAATATATGAAAAAACAAAAATTTAAGTTATTAATGATTTTTATTTCAGTATTAGTAAGTTCAGCTCTTACAGTTTTAGCACCAATGGTTATGGGAAAAGCTATTGACCAATTATTTAATGGGATTAAGACTGCAGTTCAAACAGGTACAAAGTTCAGTGTGAATTTTAGTACTATGGGAGGTATAATATCAATACTTCTAGGGTTATATTTGATTAGTGCAGTATTCATATATATACAACAATATATTATGTCAGGGGTTGCACAAAATTTAGTTCTTAACATGAGAAAAGATTTAAGTGATAAATTAAATAAGCTTCCTCTTAAGTACTATGATTCCCACAAAAAAGGGGAAACACTTAGTATCGTAACAAATGATTTAGAGAAGGTAGCAGATAGTTTACAAGAAGGGTTAATGCAACTTATTACGGCAGTGGTCACAGTGATTGGTTCTATTGTAATGATGATAAGCATAAGTATACCACTTACAATAGTATCAGCTGTAACATTGCTTGTTTCCTTAGGTATTACTGTTATAATTGCAAGAAAATCACAAAATAGATTTTCAGAAAATCAAAAAGCATTGGGAGAATTAAATAGCAATATAGAAGAGATGTTTACTGGTCAAATAGTAGTCAAGGCATTTAGTAAAGAAAAAGATACTATAAAAAACTTCAAAGAATTAAATCAAAATCTTTATAATGCTAGTAGAAAAGCTCAATTCTCATCATATGCTATATCTCCAATTATTAGATTTATAAATCAAATTGGGTATGTTATTATAGCAGTTGTGGGAGGTGTATTTGCATCAACTGGAGCAATGACTCTTGGTAGTATACAGGCGTTTATACAATATGTAAATCAAGCATCAGAGCCTACTACAGAGATATCTTATATTGTAAATATGCTTCAAGCTGCAATTGCATCTGCAGAGAGAGTTTTTAAAGTTATGGATGAAGTTGAAGAAATAAAGGACAAAGAAGATTCAAAAGTTATCAATATGCCTAAAGGTAAAGTGGAATTTGAACATGTTAAATTTGGATATAGTGATGATTCTATTCTTATGAAAGATATTAATATTAAATTGAATGCAGGAGATAAGATTGCAATTGTTGGACCTACAGGAGCTGGGAAGACAACTCTTGTAAATTTACTTATGAGGTTTTATGAGATACAAGGTGGAAGAATTACTATTGATGGAGTTAATATAAAAGACTTAAAACGTGGAGAACTTAGAACTATGTTTGGAATGGTTCTACAAGATACATGGCTATTTAATGGTAGTATAAAAGAAAATATTGCTTATAGTAAGTCAGATGCTACAATGGATGAGATTGTAAATGCAGCAAAATCAGCAAGAGTAGACCACTTTATAAGAACTTTACCTCAAGGTTATGATACCGTATTGACTGAGGACGCTTCTAATCTATCTCAAGGTCAGAAACAACTTTTAACAATTGCCAGGGCAATACTTTCAGACCCATCAGTGTTAATTCTTGATGAGGCAACCTCTAGCGTAGATACTAGAACAGAGGTTGAGATTCAAAAGGCAATGAATAACTTAATGAAGGGAAGAACTAGCTTCGTTATTGCACATAGATTATCCACTATTCGTGATGCGGATTTAATATTAGTAATGAAAGAAGGTACTATTATTGAACAAGGAAATCACAAAGAACTTATTGAAAATAAAGGATTTTATGAAGAACTTTAT
- a CDS encoding amidohydrolase family protein: protein MAITKITNVKIFDGEKLSEQRNVVIEDGVISSKTISDITIDGEGCTLLPGFIDSHIHLDSLKNLEDATDWGITTMLDMATNSKDVVESLRNLDGLTDIRSVYEPVAPESHPHLMGMGFKDSKIHTIEDAENFAKKQIKQGADFVKIIIEDPKTSKTAFDFETIKRVVEISHEHGKKVFAHAPTTIAYEYAEKANVDVINHIPFIGKLSDDVAKRIKEKNLISIPTIVMMESIVSNIKKATGREDVRLETAIENTATLKKAGVMILAGTDANNDENSISIVKHGESLHREFELLVKAGLNTIEVLESATSLPAKLLGLNDRGVIKEGKRADLVMVEGDPIKDIAATRNIKGVWIKGNKVR from the coding sequence ATGGCAATAACTAAAATTACTAATGTTAAAATATTTGATGGAGAAAAACTTTCAGAACAAAGGAATGTTGTAATAGAAGATGGTGTGATATCATCAAAAACAATATCTGATATTACTATAGATGGAGAAGGATGCACTTTACTTCCAGGATTTATTGATTCTCATATACATTTGGATAGTTTAAAAAACTTGGAGGACGCAACTGATTGGGGTATAACTACTATGCTTGATATGGCAACTAATAGTAAAGATGTAGTAGAATCTTTAAGAAATTTAGACGGATTAACTGATATTCGTAGTGTATATGAACCTGTTGCACCAGAATCGCACCCTCATCTTATGGGAATGGGGTTTAAAGATAGTAAAATACACACTATTGAAGATGCTGAAAATTTTGCTAAGAAACAAATTAAACAAGGAGCAGATTTTGTAAAAATCATAATAGAAGACCCTAAAACATCTAAAACGGCTTTTGATTTTGAGACAATAAAAAGAGTAGTTGAAATATCTCATGAACATGGTAAAAAAGTATTTGCTCATGCACCTACAACTATAGCTTATGAATATGCAGAAAAAGCAAATGTTGATGTAATAAATCATATTCCTTTTATAGGTAAATTATCTGATGATGTAGCCAAAAGGATAAAAGAGAAAAATCTTATATCAATTCCAACTATAGTTATGATGGAAAGTATAGTATCAAATATAAAAAAAGCTACAGGAAGAGAAGATGTTAGGTTAGAAACAGCAATAGAAAATACAGCTACATTGAAAAAAGCTGGAGTGATGATATTAGCTGGAACTGATGCAAATAATGATGAAAATTCTATTAGTATAGTGAAACATGGGGAATCTCTTCATCGTGAATTTGAATTATTAGTTAAGGCAGGTCTTAATACAATTGAAGTACTTGAGAGTGCAACAAGTTTACCAGCAAAATTATTAGGTCTTAATGACCGTGGAGTAATAAAAGAGGGAAAAAGAGCTGATTTAGTAATGGTTGAAGGTGACCCAATTAAAGATATAGCAGCAACTAGAAATATAAAAGGTGTATGGATAAAGGGTAATAAAGTAAGATAA
- a CDS encoding helix-turn-helix domain-containing protein produces MKLTDLMKDISQYISVLKPFPDEYIDITSLNIYKNNQTEFTTGCLYLGNISDITVDLNNINFLGIFIQNEVNIDLERYNLNSDICIIKSKKEKYDLFSELLNIMNQEIRLSLCSQRFFDVVSENKGIQYLIDIAHEEFGYPMIIRDSTFKVLAHSYDVSDILQLTEDSNGDKYLDEETINYIKYQNIHKKIHYNKSIKEENKPDSWLGTLISSVCVEEIEIAHIAICEWKIPFNEFHFKLLESLNKALSLELQKNNLFNIDKKLIPNYILSDLLEKKYLDDDTISRRFHYLNWTKSNSLNIMVIVNKDNNYFDSKVPFIMQSLSAFIPSNNCVVYKSTLVVFINDSLIHNLIEHENKEFINYLKLNSLYAGISPRFSKLSDSWKYYIQAKKASEIAQKYDINFSPFGKSIPYILYELLSTNYDLYDLNHPAVTKLIEEDKKNGSNFLETLKQYIYFNNSPSKAAEVLNIHRNTLFYRINKIKEITGITLDYADEILQIYISIKMIEINSRNKTCFNTYTGM; encoded by the coding sequence ATGAAATTAACAGATTTAATGAAAGATATATCTCAATATATCTCAGTATTAAAGCCATTTCCAGATGAATATATAGACATTACTAGCTTGAATATTTATAAGAATAATCAAACTGAATTTACTACTGGATGTTTATATTTAGGAAATATATCAGATATTACTGTGGATTTGAACAATATAAATTTTTTAGGTATATTTATACAAAATGAAGTTAACATTGATTTAGAAAGATATAATTTAAACTCAGATATTTGTATCATAAAATCAAAAAAAGAAAAATATGACCTTTTTAGTGAATTGTTAAATATTATGAATCAAGAAATACGTCTTAGTTTATGTTCTCAAAGGTTTTTTGATGTGGTTTCTGAGAATAAAGGCATACAATATTTAATTGATATAGCACATGAAGAATTTGGCTATCCCATGATAATTCGTGACTCTACCTTCAAAGTTTTAGCTCATTCTTATGATGTTAGTGATATATTGCAACTTACTGAAGATTCTAATGGAGATAAATATTTAGACGAAGAAACAATAAATTACATAAAATATCAAAATATACATAAAAAAATACATTATAATAAATCTATTAAAGAAGAAAATAAACCAGACAGCTGGCTTGGTACATTAATCTCATCCGTGTGTGTAGAAGAAATTGAAATAGCTCATATAGCTATCTGTGAATGGAAAATTCCATTTAATGAATTTCACTTCAAATTATTAGAATCACTTAATAAAGCTTTATCTCTAGAATTGCAAAAAAATAATCTGTTTAATATAGATAAAAAACTTATTCCTAATTATATACTTTCTGATTTGTTGGAAAAAAAGTATCTAGATGATGATACTATAAGCAGAAGATTTCATTATCTAAATTGGACTAAGTCAAATTCATTAAACATAATGGTAATAGTAAACAAAGATAATAATTACTTTGACAGTAAAGTTCCTTTTATTATGCAGTCTTTAAGTGCATTTATACCATCTAATAATTGTGTAGTATACAAGTCTACTTTAGTTGTTTTTATTAATGATTCTTTAATTCATAATTTAATTGAGCATGAAAATAAAGAATTTATTAATTACTTAAAACTAAATTCACTTTATGCTGGAATAAGCCCAAGATTTTCAAAGCTATCTGATAGTTGGAAGTATTATATTCAAGCCAAAAAAGCTAGTGAAATTGCTCAAAAATATGACATAAACTTTTCTCCATTTGGGAAAAGCATACCATATATCCTCTACGAGCTACTTAGTACCAACTATGATTTATATGACCTCAATCATCCTGCTGTAACCAAACTAATTGAAGAAGATAAAAAAAATGGTTCTAATTTTTTAGAGACCTTAAAGCAATATATCTACTTTAATAATTCACCAAGCAAAGCAGCTGAAGTTTTAAATATCCATAGAAATACTCTGTTTTATAGAATTAATAAAATAAAAGAAATTACAGGTATTACACTAGATTATGCTGATGAAATACTTCAGATTTATATTTCTATAAAAATGATTGAAATTAACTCAAGAAATAAGACCTGTTTCAACACATATACAGGCATGTAA